A genomic region of Papaver somniferum cultivar HN1 chromosome 7, ASM357369v1, whole genome shotgun sequence contains the following coding sequences:
- the LOC113296383 gene encoding BTB/POZ and MATH domain-containing protein 3-like, which yields MKRRVGVDIRMIVSDSFDGPFSTSATKQHRVCVCVCCQTKLVKRFMARKESDVFRDLSSSSDNRELNKNSNPFNYILQEARVETVKEGKHYVIPVPPSDMVQNLKGNESFRAHKSILAARSPIFRAMFFGLVGNPNMETVAIDEFDPFSFKAMLLFLYSDELPEVPELSDSDSLCTSTTILQHMLAAADRFRLARLRVMYEAKLCEEINSNTVATTLALAEQHQCLQLKTACLDFAAKPKNLGEVTKSDGFSYLEKCCPSLLIDLLKTSAAVDKSVVYYFAGKDCGLPKDFYVKSKGLSGHPIQVSSGQFAALEGELERKGLLFDL from the exons ATGAAAAGGAGAGTCGGGGTCGATATAAGAATGATTGTTTCGGATTCCTTTGATggtccattttccactagtgccaCAAAACAACACCGtgtttgtgtttgtgtttgtTGTCAGACCAAACTAGTGAAAAGATTTATGGCAA GGAAAGAGAGTGATGTTTTTAgggatctttcttcttcttccgacAACCGAGAGCTCAACAAGAACTCTAATCCTTT CAACTACATACTTCAAGAAGCTCGTGTTGAAACAGTGAAAGAGGGAAAACATTATGTTATTCCTGTACCTCCGTCAGATATGGTTCAAAATCTTAAAG GCAATGAATCCTTCAGAGCCCATAAGTCGATTCTTGCAGCTCGATCTCCCATATTTAGAGCTAtgttttttggattagttggtaATCCAAACATGGAAACAGTAGCCATTGATGAGTTTGATCCCTTTTCCTTTAAG GCCATGTTGTTATTTTTATACTCAGATGAACTTCCCGAGGTACCTGAACTTTCTGACTCAGATTCACTTTGCACTTCAACGACAATCCTGCAACATATGTTAGCTGCAGCAGATCGCTTTCGTCTTGCTCGTTTAAGAGTCATGTATGAGGCAAAATTATGTGAAGAAATAAATTCAAATACGGTGGCGACCACTCTGGCCCTAGCAGAACAACACCAATGTCTGCAACTGAAAACTGCGTGTCTAGACTTCGCAGCTAAACCCAAAAATTTGGGAG AGGTTACAAAATCTGATGGGTTTTCATATTTGGAGAAGTGTTGTCCCTCCCTATTGATTGATCTGCTGAAGACTAGTGCAGCGGTAGATAAAAGTGTAGTCTATTACTTTGCAGGAAAG GACTGTGGTCTTCCTAAAGATTTTTATGTAAAGTCGAAGGGGTTAAGTGGACATCCTATTCAAGTATCTAGTGGTCAATTTGCTGCATTGGAGGGTGAATTAGAGAGGAAAGGACTTCTGTTTGATTTATGA